A genomic window from Paraburkholderia phytofirmans OLGA172 includes:
- a CDS encoding MFS transporter gives MIAKDPKPSMEGGLAKTRRMGPVLALLVCFLVIVLDGFNTTSISFVVPRLAHEWHLAPALFTTVFVATNIGAAIGFMISGPLAQRFGHRCIGVASVVLFAGSTLVTAYASNIASLSVMRLAATVGLGAALPIAITAAAGIIGAKHKVAASLLVTTGMSVGAVAGGMTGGPLMSHFGWQSIFVTGGVLPFLLVVAFFRILPARSPVVANAAAVRASNPLKALFENGLGAYTCLLWLFSFLIFMDVYALLFWVPTLLVDFGFSADHASVGMAAFSIGGLSGNVLMTLAVTMMTLAGRLRVKSALVVGLLLVIISVGSLSQVAVTPAIVLLCIGVIGAGLVNGIMGQTALAVAFYPPEIRATGVGWGHAIGRVGSFVGPAIGGGLLSLGWPVREILLTSVAPAGAAILVLGALSLVGRRAVQKFPDSAVAEN, from the coding sequence ATGATTGCGAAAGACCCAAAACCGTCCATGGAAGGCGGCCTGGCCAAAACACGCCGCATGGGGCCCGTGCTGGCCCTGCTGGTGTGCTTCCTGGTGATCGTTCTGGACGGATTCAACACCACGTCGATCTCCTTTGTCGTGCCGAGGCTCGCTCATGAATGGCATCTGGCGCCGGCGCTCTTCACCACCGTTTTCGTCGCGACGAACATTGGCGCGGCGATTGGTTTCATGATTTCCGGTCCGCTCGCTCAACGTTTCGGACACCGTTGCATTGGCGTCGCGAGTGTTGTGCTGTTCGCCGGGAGCACGCTCGTGACGGCGTACGCGAGCAATATCGCCAGCTTGTCCGTCATGCGCCTTGCCGCGACCGTCGGCTTGGGCGCGGCGTTGCCGATCGCCATTACGGCGGCGGCCGGCATCATTGGCGCGAAGCATAAGGTGGCGGCTTCCTTGCTCGTTACGACCGGCATGTCCGTGGGCGCGGTCGCTGGCGGCATGACCGGTGGTCCTCTGATGAGTCACTTCGGCTGGCAATCCATCTTTGTGACCGGCGGTGTCCTGCCTTTCCTGCTGGTTGTCGCGTTCTTTCGCATCCTCCCCGCGCGCAGCCCGGTGGTCGCGAATGCCGCCGCCGTGCGTGCGTCAAACCCGCTTAAGGCGCTGTTCGAAAATGGTCTGGGCGCCTATACGTGCCTGCTGTGGCTGTTTTCATTCCTGATCTTCATGGACGTCTATGCGTTGCTGTTCTGGGTGCCGACGCTGCTGGTCGACTTCGGCTTCTCCGCGGACCATGCGTCCGTCGGCATGGCGGCCTTCAGTATCGGTGGCCTGAGTGGCAACGTCCTGATGACGCTGGCTGTCACGATGATGACGCTTGCTGGCAGGCTCAGGGTGAAATCGGCGCTGGTTGTGGGCTTGTTGCTGGTGATTATCAGCGTCGGCAGCCTTAGCCAGGTAGCGGTGACGCCGGCCATCGTGCTGCTGTGCATCGGTGTGATCGGTGCCGGGCTGGTCAACGGCATCATGGGCCAAACCGCGCTCGCAGTCGCCTTCTATCCGCCGGAGATTCGTGCAACCGGAGTGGGCTGGGGGCATGCGATCGGGCGGGTCGGTTCCTTCGTTGGGCCGGCGATTGGCGGAGGCTTGCTGTCGCTCGGTTGGCCGGTGCGCGAGATTCTCCTCACCTCCGTTGCGCCGGCTGGCGCCGCGATCCTCGTACTCGGCGCCCTGTCGCTGGTCGGTCGCAGAGCGGTGCAAAAGTTTCCCGATAGCGCCGTGGCGGAGAACTGA
- a CDS encoding acetamidase/formamidase family protein, producing MKRETEQRDAVGVTGATDDRHASTSDATDACRRSILKLGFGAFAAGALGLSGAARAQSGTSQEAAVAAASREGQTIKLVPSLDTVRVGQIEPSAPTAVMIKSGDTVWYDGTWTNWGNEAKYGLTFKEREPIRKKYPNGPFSLIGPVSIIGAEAGDLVECRMLKMRPIDWGWNSAPPGVGALPHDFKPYLRYLKFDKERTAAAYVPGVNIPLKPFQAYIAAQPAGEKPISANLAGNYGGNLDCAVLGVDTSIFLPVQVSGARVWTGGSMGASGEGNVDQTSIETAFEEMRIQYILHKGAALNVPMAETPDHWIGFGFSDSLENSLVACLRQMISWLSAATGIAPEDCYGIYSVAGSFRVTQYANQTGTVYSTIPPKGIHCMLPKRIFTPALQQRIAASIRA from the coding sequence ATGAAACGCGAAACAGAACAACGCGATGCCGTGGGTGTAACTGGCGCCACGGACGACAGGCATGCTTCGACTAGCGATGCTACCGACGCTTGCCGCCGATCGATTCTGAAACTGGGTTTCGGTGCGTTTGCGGCGGGCGCTTTGGGTTTGTCCGGCGCAGCGCGCGCGCAAAGCGGCACGTCGCAGGAGGCGGCGGTTGCGGCAGCCTCGCGCGAAGGTCAGACCATCAAACTGGTGCCGTCGCTGGACACGGTCAGGGTCGGGCAGATCGAGCCCAGCGCGCCGACGGCGGTCATGATCAAGTCGGGCGATACCGTCTGGTATGACGGTACATGGACCAATTGGGGCAATGAAGCAAAGTACGGGCTGACCTTCAAGGAGCGCGAACCGATCCGCAAGAAGTACCCGAACGGTCCCTTCTCGCTGATTGGGCCCGTTTCGATCATCGGTGCCGAAGCGGGCGATCTGGTCGAGTGCCGTATGTTGAAGATGCGGCCGATCGACTGGGGCTGGAACTCCGCGCCTCCCGGCGTCGGCGCATTGCCGCACGATTTCAAGCCTTATCTGCGCTATCTGAAATTCGACAAGGAAAGGACCGCCGCCGCGTACGTGCCCGGCGTCAATATTCCGCTGAAGCCATTCCAGGCGTATATCGCCGCGCAACCGGCCGGCGAGAAACCCATCAGTGCGAATCTGGCCGGCAATTACGGCGGCAATCTGGACTGTGCCGTGCTGGGTGTGGACACGTCGATCTTCCTGCCTGTGCAGGTGAGCGGCGCGCGGGTGTGGACGGGCGGCTCCATGGGGGCCTCGGGTGAAGGTAACGTCGATCAGACCTCGATTGAGACAGCCTTCGAAGAGATGCGTATCCAGTACATCCTGCACAAGGGCGCTGCACTGAATGTGCCGATGGCAGAGACGCCTGATCACTGGATCGGCTTCGGGTTTTCCGACTCCCTCGAGAATTCACTGGTTGCCTGCCTGCGCCAGATGATCAGCTGGCTGTCCGCCGCCACCGGCATTGCACCGGAAGATTGCTACGGCATCTATAGCGTGGCAGGCAGCTTCCGTGTGACGCAATACGCCAATCAGACCGGGACGGTCTACTCGACCATTCCGCCCAAGGGTATTCACTGCATGCTGCCCAAGCGCATTTTTACCCCCGCGCTGCAGCAGCGCATCGCAGCGTCTATACGGGCCTGA
- a CDS encoding GlcG/HbpS family heme-binding protein: MKFCRSTPSKKAVLAALLGSACLAFVANVCAADTTAAQQAASPLASYSLSMKQAMKLVEIATATAQSRHLAMSFAVLDPGGHLIMAVRMDGAPFVSVDFARGKAFASVALGGQSGATLEQRFRDDPSEYSNVSGAGYFAPFLPARGVFPVFAGGHLLGAVGASGAPSEIDDQVIKGAIEAIGATTVR, from the coding sequence TTGAAATTCTGTCGTTCAACGCCGTCAAAAAAGGCCGTACTGGCCGCACTACTTGGTTCGGCTTGCCTCGCTTTTGTGGCCAACGTTTGCGCCGCCGACACGACCGCGGCGCAACAGGCGGCGTCCCCGCTTGCCAGCTATTCGCTGAGCATGAAGCAGGCAATGAAGCTCGTTGAGATCGCAACGGCAACCGCGCAAAGCCGCCATCTTGCAATGAGTTTCGCCGTGCTCGACCCGGGCGGCCACCTCATCATGGCCGTACGCATGGACGGCGCGCCCTTTGTCAGCGTTGATTTCGCACGCGGCAAAGCCTTCGCCTCCGTTGCGCTCGGCGGTCAGTCCGGCGCGACGCTGGAGCAGCGCTTCAGGGACGATCCTTCGGAGTACAGCAATGTTTCTGGGGCAGGGTATTTCGCCCCGTTTCTGCCGGCACGGGGTGTGTTTCCTGTCTTTGCCGGCGGGCATCTCTTAGGCGCCGTTGGCGCGAGCGGTGCGCCCTCCGAGATCGATGATCAGGTCATCAAGGGTGCAATTGAAGCAATCGGTGCGACGACTGTGCGATGA
- a CDS encoding YncE family protein, with the protein MKRTYLGLALAGTLAAGAYAWASDAAETAPKWLANIPVTSAKPFGFDISASADGKYYLADGANATLDVFDTKTATLLDQIKADFAGIGPNHDKSGPSGVTPLPGTSLVYVGDVNAVKVIDVATKKLVKTITVSSSGIRADESCLDPEHHVVMFSSGAEEPPFATFINTDSQEVIGKLTLKDSTGLEACGYDPKGKNFVLNNDGTKANPKGEVDVIPVASVLEGKPAIANVFTLKGCEGPTGLAMGPGNDALIGCDPDEGGKQTSVIIDRTNGKTLAELPFGGADEVVYDPVSNRYFLAAGHRSADNVSQVGSKTAKFDPALGIVDAASRSIVAIVPTTAGAHSVAVDGESHRVFVPHGPGHSEQFAGAGVAVFATQ; encoded by the coding sequence ATGAAACGTACCTACCTTGGACTGGCTTTAGCGGGTACTTTGGCGGCCGGCGCTTATGCGTGGGCGAGCGACGCGGCTGAGACCGCGCCCAAATGGCTTGCGAATATTCCGGTGACGAGCGCCAAGCCGTTCGGCTTCGATATCAGCGCGTCGGCGGACGGCAAGTACTACCTTGCGGACGGGGCAAACGCCACGCTGGACGTATTCGACACGAAGACGGCCACGCTGCTCGACCAGATTAAGGCGGACTTCGCCGGCATTGGACCCAACCATGACAAATCGGGCCCGTCGGGGGTCACCCCGTTGCCGGGCACGTCGCTGGTGTACGTGGGGGACGTCAATGCGGTCAAGGTGATCGACGTCGCCACCAAAAAGCTGGTTAAGACCATTACCGTCAGCAGTTCCGGCATTCGCGCCGACGAGAGCTGTCTGGACCCTGAGCATCACGTCGTGATGTTCTCGAGTGGCGCGGAGGAACCGCCGTTTGCCACCTTCATCAATACGGATAGCCAGGAGGTGATCGGGAAACTCACGTTGAAGGACTCGACTGGTCTGGAGGCGTGTGGGTACGACCCGAAGGGCAAGAATTTCGTGTTGAACAACGACGGTACGAAAGCCAACCCGAAAGGCGAGGTCGATGTGATTCCGGTCGCGTCGGTTCTCGAAGGCAAGCCTGCCATTGCGAACGTATTCACGCTGAAGGGTTGTGAAGGTCCGACCGGTCTCGCAATGGGCCCGGGCAACGATGCCCTGATCGGATGCGATCCGGACGAAGGTGGCAAGCAGACCTCGGTGATCATCGACCGTACGAACGGCAAGACCCTGGCCGAGTTGCCGTTCGGCGGCGCGGACGAAGTCGTGTACGACCCGGTGTCCAACCGCTACTTCCTGGCCGCCGGCCACCGTTCGGCCGACAACGTCTCGCAGGTTGGCAGCAAGACGGCTAAGTTCGACCCGGCGCTCGGCATTGTCGACGCCGCTTCGCGCAGCATCGTCGCGATTGTTCCGACCACGGCGGGTGCCCACTCGGTGGCGGTGGACGGCGAGTCTCATCGTGTCTTCGTGCCGCACGGCCCGGGCCACTCGGAGCAGTTCGCAGGCGCCGGCGTAGCGGTATTCGCAACGCAGTAA
- a CDS encoding porin, which translates to MKRRTIAAVIGAGLCSAGLSCASFAQSSITMAGKLDDGITFVDNDGGHHNYRADSGVLFPNLWILTGVEDLGGGVKTVFKLSTLFNLNNGQLNQPNTLFGQQAWVGLQTDYGTLTMGNQFDFSADFFGQFNVGASGSGYAIHQGDFDHTNNDRIKNSIKYTSPVWGGFTFGAMYGFSNVAGSFHDGSGWSAGLQYANGPLTVGAAYTYQAKPTLDPYAQIGVHSFFNVPVATVSNNTATDLMPEFQISSLGTFGIGASYAIGDFTLYGDFSDTVLKYQAQTSVMHVYETGATYQVTPATQLVLGYQHTGFQGHTWNQVTAAALYSLSKRTQVYISSDYLKASSGVDAVIGGSFAPSLAGQQTDVRVGIYHAF; encoded by the coding sequence ATGAAACGAAGGACGATTGCCGCAGTCATTGGCGCGGGGCTGTGCAGCGCTGGTCTGAGCTGTGCGAGCTTTGCGCAGAGTAGCATCACGATGGCGGGCAAGCTGGACGACGGTATCACGTTCGTCGACAACGATGGCGGTCACCACAATTACAGGGCCGACAGCGGCGTGCTGTTTCCCAATCTGTGGATATTGACGGGCGTAGAGGATCTGGGCGGTGGCGTCAAGACAGTGTTCAAGTTGTCGACTTTGTTCAACCTGAACAACGGCCAGCTCAATCAGCCGAATACCTTGTTTGGCCAGCAGGCATGGGTGGGTCTGCAAACCGACTACGGTACGCTGACCATGGGCAATCAGTTCGATTTCAGCGCGGATTTCTTTGGCCAGTTCAACGTGGGCGCTTCCGGCAGCGGCTACGCGATCCACCAGGGCGACTTTGACCACACCAACAATGACCGCATAAAGAACTCCATCAAGTACACGAGTCCTGTATGGGGCGGCTTCACGTTTGGCGCGATGTACGGCTTTAGCAACGTGGCGGGAAGCTTCCATGACGGCAGCGGTTGGAGTGCCGGTCTGCAGTACGCCAACGGACCTTTGACTGTGGGGGCGGCTTACACCTACCAGGCCAAGCCCACGCTGGACCCCTATGCGCAAATCGGTGTCCATTCGTTCTTCAATGTGCCTGTCGCCACTGTGTCGAACAATACCGCGACCGATCTGATGCCCGAGTTCCAGATCAGTTCTCTGGGAACGTTCGGAATCGGCGCATCGTACGCGATTGGAGACTTCACGCTCTATGGCGACTTCAGCGACACGGTTCTGAAGTACCAGGCCCAGACCTCGGTCATGCATGTCTATGAAACCGGCGCGACCTACCAGGTCACGCCTGCCACGCAGCTGGTTCTCGGTTATCAGCACACCGGCTTCCAAGGCCACACGTGGAACCAGGTGACTGCAGCGGCGCTTTATTCGCTGTCGAAACGTACCCAGGTCTACATCTCCTCGGACTACCTGAAGGCGTCATCCGGTGTGGATGCCGTTATCGGCGGAAGTTTCGCGCCCTCGCTGGCGGGTCAGCAGACTGACGTGCGAGTCGGTATCTATCACGCTTTCTAA
- a CDS encoding ABC transporter permease, translated as MSILNNSRFVWSRVSQLDVRHHVREETATLIYRGVLIVLIAMALAFATSAFSTAPNLLNVLRQASLMFLLASGLTLVILSGGFDLSIAANLTLSACLAAGVMKTGGSPILAAATALSCSTLIGLLNGLAVTLLRLPPFLATYGMLWVVQGLAFHYMGGNEIYGFPTGFRTLGTGFLGGIPLPVYMMVFVLVGATIVTGGLNFGREIYAIGANSEVARLSGIPVRRRKIAVYTISGLMSGIAALIYLARVNAADSAMGEPLLLPVIAAILIGGTSLFGGAGSLLGTLSGCLILALVIDGMNLLNLNANWQPLIIGAVLLIAVLADVLGRGRKERIG; from the coding sequence ATGAGTATTCTGAACAACTCCCGCTTCGTATGGTCCCGCGTCAGCCAGCTGGATGTGCGTCATCATGTCCGCGAGGAAACGGCCACGCTGATCTATCGCGGCGTACTCATCGTTCTGATTGCGATGGCACTGGCTTTCGCGACGTCTGCGTTCTCCACAGCCCCCAATCTGCTCAACGTTCTGCGTCAGGCCAGCCTGATGTTCCTGCTCGCTTCCGGCCTCACGCTGGTGATCCTGTCCGGCGGCTTCGATCTCTCGATCGCGGCCAATCTTACGCTGTCGGCCTGTCTCGCGGCGGGCGTCATGAAGACCGGCGGGTCGCCGATTCTGGCCGCCGCAACCGCGCTTTCATGCAGTACGCTGATCGGCCTGCTCAATGGTCTCGCCGTGACGTTGCTGCGGCTTCCACCGTTTCTCGCCACCTACGGGATGCTGTGGGTCGTTCAGGGGCTCGCGTTCCATTACATGGGCGGTAACGAAATCTACGGCTTTCCGACGGGGTTCAGAACACTGGGCACAGGATTCCTCGGCGGCATACCGTTGCCCGTGTACATGATGGTGTTCGTGCTGGTTGGCGCGACGATCGTCACGGGAGGGCTCAATTTCGGCCGGGAAATCTATGCGATTGGCGCCAATAGCGAGGTTGCGAGGCTCTCAGGCATACCGGTGCGCCGCCGCAAAATTGCTGTTTATACGATCAGTGGCTTGATGTCCGGGATTGCCGCGCTCATCTATCTGGCGCGGGTCAACGCAGCAGATTCGGCCATGGGCGAGCCGCTTCTGCTTCCCGTTATCGCGGCCATATTGATTGGCGGCACGTCCCTGTTCGGTGGCGCGGGGAGCTTGCTGGGCACTCTGTCCGGGTGCCTCATTCTTGCGCTCGTGATCGACGGGATGAACCTCCTCAACCTCAACGCAAACTGGCAGCCACTGATCATTGGCGCCGTTCTGCTCATTGCCGTGCTCGCGGACGTGCTGGGACGGGGCAGAAAAGAGCGGATCGGCTGA
- a CDS encoding ABC transporter permease, which yields MEATVERVGVIRKRRPVPSIVAASGILVVAAMLGVPGFASSGNIVNIGLQVSILLMIAMPMTLVILSEGLDLSVGALLSLCAVVFAQALGLGWGIALALCASVAVGMLTGLFNGALIAKLGLPPFVVTLGTLGIAHGVALVLTDGNAVVVANPSVAQLYAWTLLGIPLPVIFALLAYAFTHLLLYHTRFGTYVFAIGGNRDALLLAGIKAKVFHIAIYVFGGLMVGLAALVLVGRMNSAEPNSAIGMEFDAIAAVVLGGTSFERGEGWLFGTVMGVLTIGVLRNALNLLGIESSLQVVSVGMLVLLVVVIDSVRKSRVNGAKA from the coding sequence ATGGAAGCAACTGTTGAACGAGTCGGTGTGATACGAAAGCGGCGGCCTGTGCCGTCGATTGTCGCGGCGAGCGGCATACTCGTGGTGGCGGCGATGCTCGGTGTGCCCGGGTTTGCATCGAGTGGCAACATCGTCAACATCGGACTGCAGGTCTCGATCCTGCTCATGATTGCCATGCCGATGACGCTGGTCATTTTGAGCGAGGGGCTCGACCTCTCCGTGGGTGCGCTCCTCAGTCTCTGTGCGGTCGTTTTCGCCCAGGCTCTGGGGTTGGGGTGGGGCATCGCGCTAGCGTTATGTGCTTCAGTAGCGGTGGGGATGCTGACCGGTCTCTTCAACGGCGCACTCATCGCGAAGCTGGGGCTTCCTCCCTTTGTTGTCACACTCGGTACGCTCGGTATTGCCCACGGTGTAGCGCTCGTTCTGACGGACGGCAACGCGGTTGTCGTCGCGAACCCCAGCGTCGCTCAGCTCTACGCGTGGACCCTTCTCGGCATTCCGCTTCCGGTGATCTTTGCGCTCCTCGCGTATGCGTTCACGCATCTCCTGCTGTATCACACCCGGTTCGGCACCTATGTGTTCGCCATCGGCGGTAATCGGGATGCGTTGCTTCTCGCCGGTATCAAGGCCAAAGTCTTTCACATTGCGATCTATGTCTTCGGCGGATTGATGGTCGGATTGGCGGCATTGGTGCTGGTCGGCCGGATGAATTCTGCCGAGCCTAACTCGGCAATCGGCATGGAGTTCGATGCGATTGCGGCCGTGGTCCTCGGTGGCACGTCTTTCGAGCGTGGCGAAGGATGGTTGTTCGGCACGGTCATGGGCGTATTGACGATCGGCGTTTTGCGCAATGCGTTGAACCTCCTTGGCATTGAGTCTTCTCTTCAGGTGGTGTCCGTCGGCATGCTGGTACTCCTTGTCGTTGTCATCGATAGTGTGCGCAAGTCCAGAGTCAATGGAGCGAAAGCATGA
- a CDS encoding sugar ABC transporter ATP-binding protein, protein METTIPTLGVPLLELRKICKSFPGVRALTDVDLQLYAGEVHMLLGENGAGKSSLMKVLFGAYRADSGEFFSNGQPITIESPADAKRLGIAVIFQEFSLVPHLNIAQNIYLGREPRNRFGLIDHRKMHLDARAALEELGLAYDTYAYAADLGVAQQQMVEIAKALSHHARVVVMDEPTAAISDREAEALFSVVRKLRESGAAIVYISHRMKEVFDLGDRVTVLRDGRLVQSMLATAATPDELIALMVGRSVGTVYKRQYFGEPGKVALDVRQLTTTTGVRGVDLQVRCGEIVGLSGLVGAGRTEVVRAVFGADPIETGQVTVFGEAVTGGPHKVAAMGVGLIPENRKQEGLALKRSVHENLLTASLWKLFPRGWYQAEKARSATKALIDSLRIAPGDPGKSARVLSGGNQQKIVIGKWLSAGCKLFIFDEPTRGIDIGAKTEIFNLIEKLIKDGAAVLLISSELSEIVHVCDRAYVMREGVVSGELPRESLSEQNILRLAMHGS, encoded by the coding sequence ATGGAAACAACGATTCCGACCCTCGGCGTGCCTCTTCTGGAATTGCGCAAGATCTGCAAGAGCTTCCCGGGTGTGCGCGCCCTGACTGACGTCGACCTTCAGCTGTATGCCGGTGAAGTGCATATGCTTCTCGGGGAGAACGGCGCAGGGAAGTCGTCCTTGATGAAGGTACTGTTCGGCGCGTATCGAGCCGACTCCGGCGAGTTCTTCAGCAACGGCCAGCCGATCACAATCGAGTCGCCTGCCGACGCCAAACGACTTGGCATTGCGGTGATCTTCCAGGAGTTCTCCCTCGTACCGCATCTGAACATCGCGCAGAACATCTACCTGGGGCGTGAACCGCGCAATCGCTTTGGCCTGATCGATCATCGCAAGATGCATCTCGACGCGAGAGCCGCGCTCGAAGAACTTGGACTTGCCTACGATACCTACGCGTACGCGGCCGACCTCGGCGTTGCGCAGCAGCAGATGGTGGAGATCGCGAAGGCGCTCTCGCACCATGCCCGCGTGGTGGTCATGGACGAGCCGACGGCGGCGATTTCCGATCGCGAGGCCGAGGCGCTGTTCAGCGTCGTCAGGAAGCTGCGCGAGTCCGGTGCTGCGATTGTCTATATCTCCCATCGCATGAAGGAGGTGTTCGACCTCGGCGATCGCGTCACGGTATTGCGTGACGGCCGTCTGGTCCAGTCGATGCTGGCCACCGCGGCGACACCCGATGAACTGATCGCATTGATGGTGGGCCGGTCAGTCGGGACGGTGTACAAGCGCCAATATTTCGGCGAGCCGGGCAAGGTCGCGCTCGACGTGCGCCAGCTGACCACCACCACCGGCGTTCGCGGTGTCGACCTGCAGGTCCGGTGCGGCGAGATCGTCGGACTCTCGGGACTTGTCGGCGCCGGGCGCACGGAGGTCGTGCGGGCGGTCTTCGGCGCGGACCCGATTGAAACCGGCCAGGTCACCGTTTTTGGGGAGGCGGTGACCGGCGGTCCTCACAAAGTCGCGGCGATGGGCGTGGGGCTGATTCCTGAGAACCGGAAGCAGGAGGGGCTGGCGCTGAAGCGCTCCGTGCATGAAAACCTGCTCACTGCCAGCCTGTGGAAACTTTTCCCGAGAGGATGGTATCAAGCGGAGAAAGCAAGGAGTGCGACTAAAGCGCTCATTGATTCCTTGCGGATCGCACCTGGTGACCCCGGTAAGAGCGCTCGTGTCCTCAGCGGCGGCAATCAGCAGAAGATCGTGATTGGCAAATGGCTCAGCGCCGGCTGCAAGCTGTTCATATTTGATGAGCCGACGCGCGGCATTGATATAGGCGCAAAGACGGAAATTTTCAATCTGATCGAGAAACTGATCAAAGACGGTGCCGCCGTTCTGCTCATCAGTTCTGAATTGTCGGAGATTGTTCATGTTTGCGATCGCGCATACGTCATGCGCGAAGGCGTGGTCTCGGGTGAATTGCCCAGAGAAAGCCTGAGCGAACAGAACATTCTTCGCCTGGCGATGCACGGGAGCTAA
- a CDS encoding sugar ABC transporter substrate-binding protein yields the protein MKLTTKLTSRLAKKRILITCAFALGMAAGPNAFATGETVAAFYKNQVDPHFALVHAGVDAAAKDLGVSVTHYAPTRPNDLGEQLSELEDVSVKKPSVVLFMGVNPHGVVPEIEKVNAIGIPIINYNDRVAGGKFASVVVADDFNLGLDVGRYLLKSMGGTGNVVILEGVKGSTTSDERVRGFHKALEEFPNVKLLASQPANYQRLQALQVMENLIQSNPKIDGVLAAADVMAMGAIEALEAAGQKQVKVVGIGGVPESVKAIKDGRLLATAEFNGYKMGCIATMAAVKTVRKEPVPQTILIKGIVIDKTNYAPFEVPGDKRQCPKWGDVVSN from the coding sequence TTGAAACTGACGACAAAACTCACGAGCCGACTGGCGAAAAAACGCATTCTCATCACCTGTGCGTTCGCACTGGGCATGGCCGCGGGACCCAACGCGTTTGCAACAGGCGAGACCGTTGCGGCCTTTTACAAGAATCAGGTCGATCCGCATTTCGCGCTCGTCCACGCCGGCGTGGACGCAGCAGCGAAGGATCTCGGCGTTTCGGTAACCCATTACGCGCCGACGCGTCCCAATGATCTTGGCGAGCAGCTCAGCGAGCTCGAGGACGTCAGTGTCAAGAAACCCAGCGTCGTGCTGTTCATGGGCGTCAACCCTCATGGCGTCGTTCCGGAGATCGAGAAGGTCAATGCGATCGGCATCCCCATCATCAACTACAACGATCGGGTCGCAGGCGGAAAATTCGCCTCCGTCGTCGTTGCCGATGACTTCAATCTGGGGCTGGACGTCGGCCGTTATCTGCTGAAGAGCATGGGCGGGACAGGCAATGTCGTCATTCTCGAAGGTGTGAAGGGTTCCACCACGAGTGACGAACGGGTGCGCGGTTTTCACAAGGCGCTGGAGGAATTTCCGAACGTCAAGCTGCTCGCCTCCCAGCCGGCGAACTATCAGCGTTTGCAGGCGCTTCAGGTGATGGAGAACCTGATTCAGTCGAATCCGAAGATCGACGGTGTTCTGGCGGCGGCGGACGTGATGGCGATGGGGGCCATCGAGGCATTGGAGGCGGCCGGCCAGAAGCAGGTCAAGGTGGTGGGTATCGGGGGCGTGCCGGAGTCGGTCAAAGCGATCAAGGACGGCCGGCTGCTGGCGACCGCGGAATTCAACGGCTACAAGATGGGCTGCATTGCCACGATGGCTGCCGTGAAGACGGTGCGTAAGGAGCCCGTTCCGCAGACCATTCTGATCAAAGGCATCGTCATCGACAAAACGAACTATGCGCCATTCGAAGTGCCGGGCGACAAACGGCAGTGCCCGAAATGGGGCGATGTCGTGAGTAACTAA